One stretch of Harmonia axyridis chromosome 1, icHarAxyr1.1, whole genome shotgun sequence DNA includes these proteins:
- the LOC123681599 gene encoding uncharacterized protein LOC123681599 yields MSDSLDIDIERLISSVQSRVVLWDKTSEKYKDKFKTLEAWKAVCTEIIDGYEHFNDSKKNDIGKHVLKKWTQVRDSYRKSLGKTKAAKKSGSGVVKVKAYVHSSHLQFLDKIFQESNTEDTLSQNIDDCGDEDSMVETGEDPVEQVPSTSSDGAAEKPESSFKKPVTKKRKMDPVELEMISALREPVNRHLLFFKGLLPSLEDFNEFDTIDFQMEVLKIVRNIRERKCQQQTQLVHNRHPPLCSGSVYQLQTEPQISAGQYHEKTAHYLSSPNPSCSSYSGSDDSSDFF; encoded by the exons ATGTCTGATTcacttgacattgatattgagcGGCTGATTTCATCAGTGCAATCACGTGTAGTGCTGTGGGACAAAACAAGTGAAAAGTATAAAGATAAATTTAAGACGCTGGAAGCATGGAAAGCTGTTTGTACGGAAATCATTGACGGCTACGAACATTttaatgactctaaaaaaaatgatatcg GTAAGCATGTTCTAAAAAAGTGGACGCAAGTGAGAGACTCGTACCGAAAATCATTAGGAAAAACTAAGGCTGCTAAGAAATCGGGATCTGGGGTGGTAAAAGTAAAAGCCTACGTTCATTCATCTCACTTGCAATTCCTCGACAAAATATTCCAAGAAAGTAATACAGAAGACACTTTGTCACAAAATATTGACGATTGTGGTGATGAGGATTCCATGGTTGAAACAGGAGAGGACCCTGTGGAACAAGTTCCAAGTACATCGAGCGATGGAGCGGCTGAAAAACCTGAATCATCTTTCAAAAAACCTGTTACCAAGAAACGAAAAATGGATCCTGTTGAATTAGAAATGATTTCAGCCTTAAGAGAACCAGTAAATCGCCACCTCTTATTTTTCAAAGGATTACTCCCTTCTCTTGaagattttaatgaatttgacaCAATTGATTTTCAAATGGAGGTATTGAAAATCGTTAGGAACATCAGGGAGCGGAAGTGTCAGCAGCAGACACAACTGGTCCACAACCGACATCCACCTTTGTGTAGTGGTTCAGTTTACCAGCTACAAACTGAACCGCAAATATCCGCTGGACAATACCATGAGAAAACTGCCCACTATCTTTCAAGCCCAAACCCTAGCTGCAGCTCCTATTCGGGTTCCGATGATAgttcagattttttttaa
- the LOC123671470 gene encoding pre-mRNA-processing factor 39, whose product MNSDEDTKVPPRRTRSSSKTANSPQNVTPKATRKTKKKVVVMEVEVSDDEIAPESANETVISENIVNEVKDEDKLKDESVKENTEGTVEEQEVEKIENGNDSQTLKEEIDVLEEVEKMDVDEINEPEIGNDNEQMETSNNETVEVKLAVDTTPTEDVTAEESATEAVNTEEYASEALKTEESATETVNTEESATEAVNTEESGNSIDDTAEVSIAEEEKTETADDKKTLNENEDVESQIKEETKMECSNDPDTENISEDELPSVQAVKVPETEEVSDEELPGPKRAELPADTEVVSEDELPTVKKDGKRKLAEGEYDPGSPTSEAEVATKKFKEDKEVEKDKEEKINKPKKLPELDKFWKAVNDDPTDFTGWTYLLQYVDQENDMEAAREAYDAFLSHYPYCYGYWRKYADYEKRKGNKKKCEEVFERGLKAIPLSVDLWIHYLNYVKSSRQEDEEYVRSQFDRAISACGLEFRSDRLWDSFIRWETDGKRLQRVTAIYDKLLSTPTQGYTAHFESFQEHISINPPNKVLEVDEFLALRKEVKSLLKHDTSDAVESDAPPGDEDLNKIISTDEETKLIRERIISIRRKIYKNTVSAVSARWNFEEGIKRPYFHIKQLERCQLKNWQDYLDFEIQQGDKTRTIVLFERCLIACALYEEFWLKFIHYLNTLKDDDTVVKIRDVYERACTIHHLKKPNLHLQWAIFEESNQNANRAAEILVNLEKCVPNLIQVASRRIGLERRRGDYEKCCQFFEHYLNSSKNKATTSYHAIKYSRFQHKVMKNYDKALEILKNAIVKDHSNPRLYLQYIDLAMQKEDVTEKEIVEIFNSFLEKENVDVDQKVLFAQRKLEYLEDFSSEIQAIQKAFEDYQKCLKQSKDTALKRKDSKGESSSTKKEKSSAQPTAQAGPYGPYGNYNASGQGSYQYSGSQPQGQYNYQQYGQNEQYPYQNWQYPQGGYGSYNQWGSYGSGYGY is encoded by the exons ATGAATTCTGACGAAGATACTAAAG ttcctcctagaaggactagaagCTCATCGAAAACTGCAAATAGTCCACAAAATGTAACTCCTAAAGCAACcagaaaaaccaaaaaaaaagttgtagtAATGGAAGTTGAAGTTTCTGATGATGAAATAGCTCCAGAATCTGCAAATGAAACAGttatatctgaaaatattgtgaatgaAGTAAAAGATGAGGATAAGTTGAAAGATGAAAGCGTTAAA GAAAATACGGAGGGGACAGTTGAAGAACAAGAAGTAGAAAAGATAGAAAATGGAAATGATTCTCAAACTcttaaagaagaaattgatgtATTGGAAGAAGTGGAAAAAATGGATGttgatgaaataaatgaacCAGAAATTGGAAATGATAATGAGCAAATGGAAACTTCAAATAATGAGACTGTTGAAGTAAAATTGGCAGTTGATACCACTCCAACTGAAGATGTAACAGCTGAGGAATCTGCAACTGAAGCGGTGAATACTGAGGAATATGCATCTGAAGCTTTGAAAACTGAGGAATCCGCAACTGAAACTGTGAATACTGAGGAATCTGCAACTGAAGCTGTAAATACTGAGGAATCTGGAAATTCAATTGATGATACAGCTGAAGTTTCTATTGCCGaagaagaaaaaactgaaacagCTGATGATAAAAAAACtctaaatgaaaatgaagatgtaGAGTCTCAAATCAAAGAGGAAACCAAAATGGAG TGTAGTAATGATCCTGatactgaaaatatttctgaagatGAACTTCCTTCAGTACAAGCTGTTAAAGTCCCTGAAACTGAAGAAGTTTCTGATGAAGAATTGCCTGGACCTAAACGAGCGGAATTACCTGCTGATACTGAG GTTGTTTCTGAAGATGAGCTCCCAACTGTTAAAAAAGATGGGAAACGAAAATTAGCAGAAGGTGAATATGACCCTGGTTCTCCCACATCAGAAGCTGAAGTAGCAACAAAGAAATTTAAGGAGGATAAAGAAGTAGAAAAAGATAAAGAAGAAAAGATCAATAAGCCAAAAAAACTACCAGAATTAGATAAATTCTGGAAAGCAGTCAATGATGATCCTACTGATTTTACTGGATGGACCTACCTACTACAATACGTGGACCAAGAA AATGACATGGAAGCTGCAAGAGAGGCCTATGATGCCTTTTTATCTCATTATCCATACTGTTATGGGTATTGGAGAAAATATGCAGACTATGAGAAACGAAAAGGCAACAAGAAGAAGTGTGAGGAG GTTTTCGAGAGGGGATTGAAAGCGATACCTCTGTCAGTGGACCTCTGGATCCATTACCTCAACTATGTGAAAAGCAGTAGGCAAGAAGATGAAGAATATGTTAGGTCGCAGTTTGACCGAGCAATCTCTGCATGTGGTTTGGAGTTTCGATCAGATCGCCTCTGGGATTCATTTATTAGGTGGGAGACGGATGGTAAACGTTTACAAAGAGTAACTGCTATCTACGATAAACTTTTATCAACTCCAACTCAGGGATATACTGCACATTTCGAAAG CTTTCAGGAGCACATTTCTATAAATCCGCCAAATAAGGTATTGGAAGTGGATGAATTTTTGGCCCTTCGAAAGGAAGTGAAAAGTTTATTGAAACACGACACCTCGGATGCAGTGGAATCAGATGCACCACCTGGAGATGAGGACCTGAATAAGATAATAAGTACAGATGAAGAAACAAAGCTCATAAGAGAACGAATAATATCTATCagaagaaaaatttataaaaacacAGTCTCTGCAGTATCTGCAAGGTGGAATTTTGAAGAAGGC ataaaaAGACCTTATTTCCACATCAAACAACTGGAAAGATGTCAGCTTAAGAATTGGCAAGATTATCTTGATTTTGAAATACAACAAGGGGACAAAACCAGAACTATTGTTTTATTTGAAAGATGTTTGATTGCCTGCGCTCTTTATGAAGAGTTTTGGCTGAag TTCATACATTACCTCAACACATTGAAAGATGACGATACCGTTGTGAAAATAAGAGATGTTTATGAGAGGGCTTGTACAATCCACCATCTCAAAAAGCCAAATCTACATCTCCAGTGGGCCATATTTGAAGAGTCTAATCAAAATGCCAACAGAGCTGCAGAGATTTTAGTCAACTTGGAGAAATGTGTACCTAATCTTATACAAGTCGCCAGCAGGAGGATAGGTTTAGAAAGACGAAGGGGTGATTACGAGAAATGTTGTCAGTTTTTTGAACATTATCTGAATTCTTCTAAAAATAAAGCAACAACTAGCTACCATGCTATCAAGTATTCCAGATTCCAACATAAGGTGATGAAGAACTATGACAAAGCTCTTGAGATATTAAAGAATGCCATTGTAAAAGATCATAGTAATCCTCGATTATATTTACAATATATTGATCTTGCTATGCAAAAAGAGGACGTTACAGAAAAGGAAATTgtggaaatattcaattcatttttggagaaagaaaaTGTGGATGTCGATCAAAAAGTTCTCTTTGCACagagaaaattggaatatttggaGGACTTCAGTAGCGAAATTCAAGCAATTCAAAAGGCATTTGAAGATTATCAGAAATGCCTGAAGCAAAGTAAAGATACTGCTCTCAAAAGGAAAGATAGCAAGGG TGAATCAAGCTCAACCAAAAAAGAGAAATCATCTGCTCAACCCACTGCTCAGGCTGGACCTTATGGACCCTACGGAAACTATAACGCATCAGGCCAAGGTTCCTACCAATATTCAGGTTCTCAGCCACAAGGACAATACAATTATCAGCAGTATGGTCAAAATGAACAATATCCCTATCAAAATTGGCAATACCCTCAAGGTGGATATGGTAGCTACAACCAGTGGGGCTCTTATGGCAGTGGTTACGGTTATTGA